In Chloroflexota bacterium, the sequence CGACCTTGTTGATTTGGTTGAACGTGTAGGCGATGGTGCCCGGCTCCTGCACCTGGGCGAAGGTAGACTTGAAAAACGCCATGAGCAGGATGATGAGGAGCATCGTGGGGAATGCGTACATGATGTCCACGATGCGCATCATGATGTTATCCACTTTACCGCCATAGTAGCCGGAGATGCAGCCATATACTAGCCCGATAACAAGCGCCGTGAGCGCGCCCATGAACCCCACCGGCAGCGACACGCGCGTGCCGTAGATGATGCGGCTCAGGATATCCCGACCCAGTTCGTCCGAACCGAACAGGAAGTCGTTGTTGATCTTCGCATACGCCTGGATGTTCTTGATCGGCAGGAACGGAACCAGCCATGCGGGCACGGTCTCGGCGTTGTACGAATCGCCCTCGGCATAGTGCATCGGCGCAATCTGCGGTGCGAAAACCGCCACGAGGATTAGCCCGATGACGATGAGGCCACCCACGAGCGCGGCGCGGTTGCGGATCAGGCGCCGAAACGCGTCGGCCCACAGGTTGGTCTCGCGTTGCTCGCGTACCGCCAATCGGCTGGCGGCTCGCTCTTGAACAGTCATGCGATCTCCTCCTCGCATTCCCAGCCCCGATTCCCGCGATTGCCATCTGCACCTGGCACGTGGGACTGGGAAGGGATCTCAAGTTAGGTATAGCGAATACGCGGATCCAGGAACGCGTAGGTGATATCCACGGCAAGGTTCGCAAACACCAGGAACACCGCATACAGAAGGGTAGTCCCCATCACCACCGCGTAATCGCGGTTGGTTACGCTGGTGATGAAGTACTTGCCCATCCCTGGAATCGCGAAAATCTGCTCCACCACGAAGGTGCCGGTAACCAGCGCGGCGAACATGGGGCCCAGCACCGTGGCCACAGGGATGAACGCGTTCTTCAGGGCGTGGCGGATCATGATGACGCGTTCGGTCAGCCCCTTGGCACGAGCCGTGCGGATGTAGTCCTCGCGGATCACCTGCAACATGCTAGCCCGCGTGAGCCGCCCGATGATGGCCGAAGAGCCCAGCCCCAGCGCGATAGACGGTAGCACCATCTGGGAGGGCTTGCCCCAGCCCGCAACCGGCAGCCAGCCCAATGCCAACGCGAAGATCCAGATGAGCAGTGGTCCCAGCACGATGTTCGGCACCGAAACGCCGAACACCGCAACCCCCATGCCGAGATAATCCCAGAATGTATTCTGTTTGAGCGCAGCGACGATGCCAAGCGGAATACCGATGATGAGCGCGACAAGAAGCGCCAACACGCCCAGTTGCGCCGAAATCGGCAGATGTGCGGCGAAAATCTCATTTACAGTGCGACCACGCTGCCGCATGGACGGGCCAA encodes:
- a CDS encoding ABC transporter permease, translated to MLRYIVRRLLWMIPVLLFISIVTFALSHAVPGGPFDREKKLPPEVVANLEKYYGLDKPLYQQYLTYIGNILTKFDFGPSMRQRGRTVNEIFAAHLPISAQLGVLALLVALIIGIPLGIVAALKQNTFWDYLGMGVAVFGVSVPNIVLGPLLIWIFALALGWLPVAGWGKPSQMVLPSIALGLGSSAIIGRLTRASMLQVIREDYIRTARAKGLTERVIMIRHALKNAFIPVATVLGPMFAALVTGTFVVEQIFAIPGMGKYFITSVTNRDYAVVMGTTLLYAVFLVFANLAVDITYAFLDPRIRYT
- a CDS encoding ABC transporter permease, producing MTVQERAASRLAVREQRETNLWADAFRRLIRNRAALVGGLIVIGLILVAVFAPQIAPMHYAEGDSYNAETVPAWLVPFLPIKNIQAYAKINNDFLFGSDELGRDILSRIIYGTRVSLPVGFMGALTALVIGLVYGCISGYYGGKVDNIMMRIVDIMYAFPTMLLIILLMAFFKSTFAQVQEPGTIAYTFNQINKVVDRFLGLQGGGMLFIFMGIGLTAWMGMARLARGQILSLKEKEFIEAAHTVGAGDLRIIVRHILPNILGPCIVAETLAIPGYINYEVFLSFIGLGVDAPTPSWGSMISEGSRAIRSYPHMILFPALALSITMFAFNFLGDGLRDALDPRMRGTT